One genomic window of Thalassoroseus pseudoceratinae includes the following:
- a CDS encoding glycosyltransferase, which yields MASRADLHVHSKHSNKPTDFYIKLLGSAESYTEPLEVYKRAKAAGMDFVTLSDHDCIDGALEIAHLPGTFLSTEVTTTFPEDGCRLHCLVTGITEAQFAEIDRIRENIYDFRQFLADEDIIYSVAHPLYQVNDQMTVDHVEKLLLLFDRFEAINGARHPRAAEMVHAIWTTLTPEHITEMENRQGMQAWSKTPWKKIFTAGSDDHGGSFIASAWTETPDAATVDEFLDHLRNGNHTACGEHGSSLQLAHSFVAIARESYRERFRSDDSTRDDMMDWLFRRLLGENTNRDYDWFTKAKLLITPVLQVSSKRAFEALETRLINRMASAIDEEPASSGSGVWDGPHPDDAELNSREAREQQTFATARRVNRRISALFLTDLAKSVSGGQFLECLRSLPLAAATAIAHWPYLASFKTQHKDERFLQAVADHFPAARKMKHRSSKKLWVSDTVADVNGVARTVQAVAAVARKRGEHLTLATCLPETPDLDVNVKNFVPVSQCPLPEYPEIILSVPCLLEMLEYIEREEFSEVIISTPGPLGLAARMAGQWLGLKVSGIYHTDFPRYVRLLTGHVNLENWTWQYMRWFFGPLETVYVPSQFYMRALTENGFNSSKLKHMPRGIEMDRFSPEHREAGFFQKYGLDEGFQFLYVGRISREKNVRRLLEAFTVLAEKNPNVQLAIVGDGPGREHLEEEFRHPRIAFTGYLHGEELSTAYASANAFVFPSTTDTFGNVILEAHASGLPAIVSDKGGPSEIVSDGRSGYVVSVEQTEPLAEAMQKLAADPQMTRLMGDYAREQVSRRSWDAIFDILWNTTPSKAVPESRSNDVIPS from the coding sequence ATCACGACTGCATTGACGGGGCACTGGAGATTGCCCATTTGCCGGGAACGTTTCTCTCGACGGAAGTCACCACGACGTTCCCCGAAGACGGCTGCCGATTGCACTGTCTGGTCACCGGCATCACGGAAGCTCAATTCGCGGAAATCGACCGCATTCGCGAGAATATCTACGACTTCCGCCAGTTTCTCGCGGATGAAGACATCATCTATTCGGTGGCTCATCCGTTGTATCAAGTCAACGACCAGATGACGGTCGACCATGTCGAAAAGTTGCTGTTGTTGTTCGACCGTTTCGAAGCCATCAACGGGGCACGTCATCCGCGAGCGGCGGAAATGGTCCACGCCATTTGGACAACACTCACGCCGGAACACATTACCGAAATGGAAAACCGACAGGGCATGCAAGCCTGGTCGAAAACACCTTGGAAGAAGATCTTCACCGCCGGCAGCGACGACCACGGCGGTTCCTTCATCGCAAGTGCCTGGACCGAAACACCAGATGCAGCCACGGTCGACGAGTTTCTCGATCACCTTCGGAACGGCAACCATACGGCGTGTGGCGAACACGGATCCAGTCTTCAGTTGGCTCATAGTTTCGTTGCCATCGCTCGGGAAAGCTATCGCGAACGATTCCGTTCCGACGATTCTACTCGCGACGACATGATGGATTGGCTCTTCCGTCGACTGCTGGGAGAGAACACCAACCGTGATTATGACTGGTTTACGAAAGCCAAATTGCTGATCACCCCGGTTCTACAGGTGAGCAGTAAACGGGCCTTCGAAGCGTTGGAAACACGGTTGATCAATCGAATGGCGTCGGCAATTGATGAAGAACCGGCGTCGAGCGGTTCCGGTGTGTGGGACGGACCGCATCCGGATGACGCGGAGTTGAATAGTCGCGAAGCCCGCGAACAACAAACCTTCGCCACGGCTCGTCGTGTCAATCGGCGAATTTCCGCTCTGTTCCTGACGGACTTGGCCAAATCGGTTTCGGGCGGGCAATTTTTGGAATGTCTGCGAAGTTTGCCTCTCGCCGCCGCCACCGCGATTGCCCATTGGCCCTATTTGGCGTCCTTCAAGACGCAACATAAAGATGAACGGTTCCTGCAAGCCGTTGCCGACCATTTCCCCGCGGCTCGCAAAATGAAGCACCGCAGCAGCAAAAAGCTGTGGGTCTCCGACACGGTCGCAGATGTCAACGGTGTCGCCCGAACGGTGCAAGCCGTGGCCGCCGTGGCCCGCAAACGCGGCGAACATCTCACGCTCGCGACATGCTTGCCCGAAACGCCGGACTTGGATGTCAACGTCAAGAATTTTGTGCCGGTCTCGCAGTGTCCGCTGCCAGAGTATCCGGAGATCATCCTCAGCGTGCCATGTCTGTTGGAAATGTTGGAGTACATTGAGCGCGAAGAATTCTCCGAGGTGATTATCTCCACTCCGGGACCGCTCGGTTTGGCGGCTCGAATGGCAGGACAATGGCTGGGTTTGAAAGTTAGCGGCATTTATCACACCGACTTCCCCCGCTATGTGCGATTGCTCACGGGCCATGTGAATCTAGAAAACTGGACCTGGCAGTACATGCGGTGGTTCTTCGGACCGCTCGAAACCGTTTACGTGCCAAGCCAATTCTACATGCGGGCTTTGACCGAAAACGGATTCAATTCTAGCAAGCTCAAGCATATGCCTCGCGGAATCGAGATGGATCGGTTCTCACCCGAACATCGGGAAGCTGGCTTTTTCCAGAAATATGGTCTGGATGAAGGTTTTCAGTTTCTTTACGTCGGGCGGATTTCCCGAGAGAAAAACGTGCGTCGTCTGCTCGAGGCGTTTACGGTTCTCGCGGAGAAGAATCCGAACGTTCAACTTGCGATCGTCGGTGACGGCCCGGGTCGCGAACATTTGGAAGAAGAATTTCGCCATCCACGGATCGCGTTCACCGGCTATCTGCATGGCGAAGAACTTAGCACCGCCTATGCGAGTGCCAACGCCTTTGTCTTCCCCAGCACGACGGACACTTTTGGCAACGTCATTTTGGAAGCCCATGCCTCCGGGTTGCCGGCGATTGTTTCCGACAAGGGGGGGCCTAGTGAAATTGTTTCCGATGGCCGTTCCGGTTACGTCGTGTCCGTCGAGCAAACCGAACCGTTGGCGGAGGCGATGCAGAAACTCGCCGCCGATCCCCAGATGACACGGCTGATGGGTGACTACGCTCGTGAGCAAGTGAGTCGACGCAGTTGGGACGCGATTTTCGATATCCTCTGGAACACCACGCCGAGCAAAGCCGTTCCGGAATCTCGCTCCAATGATGTGATTCCTTCGTAG